A genomic window from Corynebacterium fournieri includes:
- a CDS encoding FadD32-like long-chain-fatty-acid--AMP ligase, producing MDLQQLIAQFFDDNGQIALPEHFTLPRLSETIYQAHLAAGGGDAVNIRDWDYTANPDGEARTFTRTEVNTRIKAVAARLAQIGHPGERVAIMAPNSAEYLFAFMGALYAGLVPVPLYDPNEPGHEAHLRAVLDDANARLVVTNSAGAPAVRAFFADRPGTQRPRILSVDSLPDTLAASFEPIAPVDGEDTADDICFLQYTSGSTRNPAGVMITNKALVTDVLQINEALRFEAPLRIPTWLPQHHDMGVIVAILGVVLGQALDIMSPRDFLQNPKRWVEKLNRENADPADVHIYTCIPNFALDLAARYAAPERAEQYDFSAVDCIIIGSESVTKPGVEAFIGALGESGLDRTVLRPSYGLAETTLLVSTDRTDERPKFVEFDRAALAEGKAVPAEGGVPMASNGQPVKWMHFAIVDTETKNELPEGSIGEIWVNGNNVAAGYLDRPEETEATFRNTIGATLQDGLPKDNWCATGDLGAVLDGHLYITGRVKDLVVVAGRNHYPQDIEASVMEATDHVRKDSVAAFAVPGDDVERLIILAERADGATEDGDAAAEDAIRSAVTNNHGISPEVVEFRAPGGVARSTAGKIARRVNAKQFTEREHAATQ from the coding sequence ATGGATCTGCAGCAGCTCATCGCGCAGTTTTTCGACGACAACGGGCAGATCGCCCTGCCGGAGCACTTCACCCTCCCGCGTCTCAGCGAGACGATCTACCAGGCCCACCTCGCCGCAGGCGGCGGAGACGCGGTCAACATCCGCGATTGGGACTACACCGCCAACCCGGACGGCGAGGCACGCACCTTCACCCGCACGGAGGTCAACACCCGCATCAAGGCCGTCGCGGCGCGGCTCGCGCAGATCGGCCATCCAGGCGAGCGCGTCGCGATCATGGCGCCGAACTCGGCCGAATACCTCTTCGCGTTCATGGGCGCGCTCTACGCCGGGCTGGTGCCGGTGCCGCTGTACGACCCCAACGAGCCCGGCCACGAGGCGCACCTGCGCGCCGTGCTCGACGACGCGAACGCGCGCCTCGTGGTGACCAACTCCGCCGGCGCGCCCGCCGTGCGCGCCTTCTTCGCCGACCGGCCGGGTACGCAGCGCCCGCGCATCCTCTCCGTGGACTCCCTGCCGGACACGCTGGCCGCCTCTTTCGAACCCATCGCCCCGGTCGACGGCGAAGACACCGCAGACGACATCTGCTTTTTGCAGTACACCTCCGGCTCAACCCGCAACCCGGCCGGCGTGATGATCACTAATAAGGCCCTGGTCACCGACGTGCTGCAGATCAACGAGGCGCTGCGCTTCGAAGCTCCGCTGCGCATCCCCACCTGGCTGCCGCAGCACCACGACATGGGCGTCATCGTCGCCATCCTCGGCGTCGTGCTGGGACAGGCGCTGGACATCATGAGCCCGCGCGACTTCCTGCAGAACCCGAAGCGCTGGGTGGAAAAGCTCAACCGCGAAAACGCCGACCCCGCGGACGTGCACATCTACACCTGCATCCCGAACTTCGCGCTCGACCTGGCAGCCCGCTACGCTGCGCCGGAACGCGCCGAGCAGTACGACTTTTCTGCGGTGGACTGCATCATCATCGGCTCCGAATCCGTGACCAAGCCGGGCGTCGAGGCCTTCATCGGCGCGTTGGGCGAATCCGGCCTGGACCGCACCGTGCTGCGCCCCTCCTACGGCTTGGCGGAGACGACCCTTTTGGTGTCCACGGACCGCACCGATGAACGCCCGAAGTTCGTCGAGTTCGACCGCGCCGCCCTCGCCGAGGGCAAGGCCGTGCCCGCCGAAGGCGGCGTGCCCATGGCTTCCAACGGCCAGCCGGTGAAGTGGATGCACTTTGCCATCGTGGACACCGAGACCAAAAACGAGCTGCCCGAGGGCAGCATCGGCGAAATCTGGGTCAACGGCAACAACGTCGCCGCCGGCTACCTGGACCGCCCGGAGGAGACCGAGGCGACCTTCCGCAACACCATCGGCGCCACCCTCCAGGACGGCCTGCCCAAGGACAACTGGTGCGCCACCGGCGATCTCGGAGCCGTGCTCGACGGCCACCTCTACATCACCGGCCGCGTCAAGGACCTCGTCGTGGTGGCGGGGCGCAACCACTACCCGCAGGACATCGAGGCTTCCGTCATGGAGGCCACCGACCACGTGCGCAAGGACTCCGTCGCAGCCTTCGCGGTGCCCGGCGACGACGTGGAGCGCCTGATCATCCTCGCCGAGCGCGCCGACGGCGCCACCGAAGACGGCGACGCCGCCGCCGAAGACGCGATCCGCTCCGCGGTGACCAACAACCACGGCATTTCCCCGGAGGTCGTGGAGTTCCGCGCGCCGGGCGGGGTGGCCCGCTCCACCGCCGGAAAAATCGCCCGCCGCGTCAACGCTAAGCAGTTCACCGAACGCGAACACGCTGCAACGCAGTAA
- a CDS encoding cutinase family protein produces the protein MRTSRNVFVVAAVIVVLSLIGLGIYQWRSGETGLPSADGPLETSESETQPEKDAPAEPDWCPAVEVVSVPGTWESAADDDPFNPQANPASFMLSITQPLQQMYDINHVRVFTVPYTAQFRNIQTERGRAEMTYDDSRAEGTAKLSGELRFVAETCPSTKFIIAGFSQGAVIVGDVASQIGNSAGPINPERLLGAVMIADGRRENGVGVNPGAEVGGVGAEIAMLPLQRLVSAATPGATMTGPRPGGFGLVEDRAFEICAPDDTVCDAPQGVGNAIDRAQALIAANGNHAMYATNPAVIPGTTTPEWTVGWIRNVVESL, from the coding sequence ATGCGCACTTCGCGCAACGTGTTTGTCGTCGCCGCAGTGATTGTGGTGCTGTCTCTGATCGGGCTGGGGATCTACCAGTGGCGCTCCGGCGAGACCGGGCTGCCGTCCGCCGACGGGCCGCTTGAGACATCCGAATCCGAAACGCAGCCAGAAAAGGACGCACCGGCCGAGCCGGACTGGTGCCCCGCGGTCGAGGTGGTCTCCGTGCCCGGCACCTGGGAATCCGCCGCGGACGACGACCCGTTCAACCCGCAGGCCAACCCGGCGAGCTTCATGCTCTCCATCACCCAGCCGCTGCAGCAGATGTACGACATCAACCACGTGCGCGTGTTCACCGTGCCGTATACCGCGCAGTTCAGGAACATCCAGACGGAGCGCGGGCGCGCGGAGATGACGTACGACGACTCGCGCGCCGAGGGTACCGCCAAGCTGAGCGGCGAGCTGCGGTTCGTGGCGGAGACCTGCCCGTCGACGAAGTTCATCATCGCCGGCTTCTCCCAGGGCGCGGTGATTGTGGGCGATGTGGCCTCCCAGATCGGCAACAGCGCCGGTCCGATCAACCCGGAGCGGCTGCTGGGCGCGGTGATGATCGCCGACGGGCGGCGCGAAAACGGCGTGGGCGTCAACCCCGGCGCCGAGGTCGGCGGCGTGGGCGCGGAGATTGCGATGCTGCCGCTGCAACGCCTGGTCAGCGCCGCCACGCCGGGTGCGACCATGACCGGGCCGCGCCCCGGCGGCTTTGGTCTGGTGGAGGACCGCGCCTTTGAGATCTGCGCGCCGGACGACACGGTCTGCGACGCCCCGCAGGGCGTGGGCAACGCCATCGACCGGGCGCAGGCGCTCATCGCCGCGAACGGCAACCACGCGATGTACGCCACCAACCCAGCCGTGATTCCCGGGACGACGACGCCGGAGTGGACTGTAGGTTGGATCCGGAACGTGGTAGAAAGTTTGTAG
- a CDS encoding DUF732 domain-containing protein has translation MRKVALSLVAAASAAALTACGGTTVESEDVTDTPTVAEETTEAPSSTATPTSSSAAPAAGERNASSGNRVDDQPAREVTGVPQQASAFSPQEEAYLAKLRESGVNVDGIEDQLTATGATVCADNLITRDAVAGQLVEQRRTDMDAAGVAALISEAARTNLCS, from the coding sequence GTGCGCAAGGTTGCATTGAGCCTGGTTGCGGCCGCCAGCGCCGCCGCCCTTACCGCATGCGGCGGCACCACCGTGGAATCCGAGGACGTGACGGACACCCCGACCGTTGCCGAGGAAACGACTGAGGCGCCCTCTTCCACCGCAACCCCCACCTCCTCGTCGGCGGCGCCGGCAGCGGGGGAGCGGAACGCGTCGTCAGGCAACCGCGTCGACGACCAGCCCGCCCGCGAGGTGACTGGCGTGCCGCAGCAGGCGAGCGCGTTTTCGCCTCAGGAGGAGGCCTACCTGGCCAAACTCAGGGAAAGCGGAGTCAACGTCGACGGTATTGAAGACCAGCTCACAGCCACCGGCGCTACCGTGTGCGCCGACAACCTGATCACCCGCGACGCGGTGGCAGGTCAGCTTGTGGAGCAGCGTCGCACCGACATGGACGCGGCGGGTGTGGCGGCGCTGATCAGCGAGGCCGCCCGCACCAACCTCTGCTCCTAG
- a CDS encoding alpha/beta hydrolase-fold protein, which translates to MRDNRTTPTRLAAAVLPAALALTLAPVAAPAAGAQSSLPGDLSSQLSSNRGISDGLRPHDPPKRTPIEVEKNPQIPGLPDGVKVDRIEWITSRRVAVFINSPSMPDHPIQVQILLARDWHSNPTAKFPEVWALDGLRARDDENGWTIETNIEQFYADKNVNVILPVGGESSFYSDWQREDNGKHYKWEAFLTKELIPVLNNEFRSNDSRAVVGLSMGGTAAVNLAERNPHLFDFVGSFSGYLDTTTTGMPTAIRAAQMDAGGYNAEAMWGPLGSQDWIDHDPKLGIENLKDMTVYVSAGSGRDDFGNPESVAKGQANPAGVGLEVLSRLSTQTFVDYASRTPVKPIVRFRPSGVHSWEYWQFEMAQAWPYIANALKVPEAGRGSDCTPIGAIAEETKAGVIGTCVNDEYDAGKDTKGKAQDFRGGTAYWSPETGAHALYGAILAKYNALGGPAGWLGFPTTGETAAPDGVGRFVHFEHGSVYWTPQTGAYAIPGDMFGAWGENGYETGDLKYPVAEANQVGQGYVQQFQGGFLTRNPDGKHFVVHGAIAEKYGEIGTATSELGYPTGNEVAVKGGFFQPFEHGNIYWSAATGAHTILTGEIFDEWGKRGYEQGELGWPVKDMAKIPAGGLTIDFQHGTIEQVNGNVNVRKK; encoded by the coding sequence ATGCGAGACAACCGAACCACCCCCACGCGGCTCGCCGCCGCTGTGCTGCCCGCCGCCCTTGCTCTCACGCTGGCCCCGGTAGCCGCGCCGGCCGCAGGCGCACAGTCGAGCCTGCCGGGCGATCTGTCCTCGCAGCTTTCCTCCAACCGCGGTATCTCCGACGGCCTGCGCCCGCACGACCCGCCGAAGCGCACCCCGATCGAGGTGGAGAAGAACCCGCAGATCCCGGGCCTGCCCGACGGCGTGAAGGTGGACCGCATCGAGTGGATCACCAGCCGGCGTGTGGCCGTGTTCATCAACTCTCCGTCCATGCCGGATCACCCGATCCAGGTGCAGATCCTGCTGGCTCGCGACTGGCACTCCAACCCAACCGCGAAGTTCCCGGAGGTCTGGGCGCTGGACGGCCTGCGCGCGCGTGACGACGAAAACGGCTGGACCATCGAGACCAACATCGAGCAGTTCTACGCCGACAAGAACGTCAACGTCATCCTCCCGGTCGGCGGCGAGTCCTCCTTCTACTCCGACTGGCAGCGAGAGGACAACGGCAAGCACTACAAGTGGGAGGCGTTCCTGACCAAGGAGCTCATCCCGGTGCTGAACAACGAGTTCCGCTCGAACGACTCGCGTGCTGTGGTGGGCCTGTCCATGGGCGGCACTGCCGCAGTCAACCTGGCGGAGCGCAACCCGCACCTGTTCGACTTCGTCGGCTCCTTCTCCGGCTACCTGGACACCACCACCACCGGTATGCCCACCGCCATCCGCGCGGCGCAGATGGACGCCGGCGGCTACAACGCTGAGGCGATGTGGGGCCCGCTGGGCTCGCAGGACTGGATCGACCACGACCCGAAGCTGGGCATCGAAAACCTCAAGGACATGACGGTTTACGTCTCCGCCGGCTCCGGCCGCGACGACTTTGGCAACCCCGAGTCTGTGGCCAAGGGTCAGGCCAACCCGGCCGGTGTCGGCCTGGAGGTCCTGTCGCGCCTGTCCACCCAGACCTTCGTGGACTACGCCTCGCGCACCCCGGTGAAGCCGATCGTGCGCTTCCGCCCGTCCGGCGTGCACTCCTGGGAGTACTGGCAGTTCGAGATGGCCCAGGCGTGGCCGTACATCGCCAACGCGCTGAAGGTGCCGGAAGCGGGCCGCGGCTCCGATTGCACCCCGATCGGCGCCATTGCGGAGGAGACGAAGGCCGGCGTGATCGGCACCTGTGTCAACGACGAGTACGACGCGGGCAAGGACACCAAGGGCAAGGCCCAGGACTTCCGCGGCGGCACCGCCTACTGGTCCCCGGAGACCGGCGCGCACGCGTTGTACGGTGCGATCCTGGCAAAGTACAACGCGCTCGGCGGCCCGGCTGGCTGGTTGGGCTTCCCCACTACGGGCGAGACGGCGGCGCCGGACGGCGTGGGCCGCTTCGTGCACTTCGAGCACGGCTCCGTGTACTGGACCCCGCAGACCGGCGCGTACGCCATTCCGGGCGACATGTTCGGTGCCTGGGGCGAAAACGGCTACGAAACCGGCGACCTGAAGTACCCGGTGGCCGAGGCCAACCAGGTGGGCCAGGGCTACGTGCAGCAGTTCCAGGGCGGCTTCCTCACCCGCAACCCGGACGGCAAGCACTTCGTGGTCCACGGCGCGATCGCCGAGAAGTACGGCGAGATCGGCACTGCCACCTCCGAGCTGGGCTACCCGACCGGCAACGAGGTTGCGGTCAAGGGCGGCTTCTTCCAGCCGTTCGAGCACGGCAACATCTACTGGTCCGCCGCGACGGGCGCGCACACGATTCTCACCGGCGAGATCTTCGACGAGTGGGGCAAGCGCGGCTACGAGCAGGGCGAGCTGGGTTGGCCGGTCAAGGACATGGCGAAGATCCCGGCCGGCGGTCTGACCATCGATTTCCAGCACGGCACGATCGAGCAGGTCAACGGCAACGTCAATGTGAGGAAGAAGTAG
- a CDS encoding alpha/beta hydrolase, which produces MNSKNSVRRKLTALLMALLSAVSMVVGAPQASAAHRDWLRPDSTGTCEWDRVGFWVQRCTVWSPAMGRHITVQIQPAQRGGNAGLYMLDGLRATEITNAWVNDVNAARTFKDNNITLVMPVGGQSSFYTDWNAPATYDFNHPVTYKWDTFLSKELPSYLQTHFGVSPTNNSILGLSMGGTAAINLAALHPQQFRQVLSFSGYLTTTIPGGQTALRAALLDGGLYNLNAMWGSVLNPRRYENDPFLNMGNLRGRDVYVSAGSGVPGPADEKYLPQHRAAGIALETIASFTTRLWSAKATVTGVQHTAVFTPTGLHNWDQFGSQLEANKGRILNVMNAW; this is translated from the coding sequence ATGAACTCCAAAAATTCCGTGCGCCGCAAGCTCACCGCACTGCTCATGGCGCTGCTCAGTGCCGTTTCCATGGTGGTCGGCGCCCCGCAGGCGTCGGCGGCGCACCGCGACTGGCTGCGCCCGGACTCCACCGGCACCTGCGAGTGGGACCGGGTGGGCTTCTGGGTGCAGCGTTGCACGGTGTGGTCCCCGGCGATGGGCCGCCACATCACCGTCCAGATCCAGCCGGCGCAGCGCGGCGGCAACGCGGGCCTGTACATGCTCGACGGCTTGCGCGCGACCGAGATCACTAACGCGTGGGTTAACGACGTCAACGCCGCGCGGACCTTCAAGGACAACAACATCACTCTGGTCATGCCGGTTGGCGGCCAGTCCTCCTTCTACACCGACTGGAACGCCCCGGCGACCTACGACTTCAACCACCCGGTGACGTACAAGTGGGACACCTTCCTGTCCAAGGAGCTGCCGTCCTACCTGCAGACCCACTTCGGTGTGTCCCCGACGAACAACTCCATCCTCGGCCTGTCCATGGGCGGCACCGCCGCGATCAACCTGGCCGCCCTGCACCCGCAGCAGTTCCGCCAGGTGCTGTCCTTCTCCGGCTACTTGACCACCACCATCCCGGGCGGCCAGACCGCGCTGCGTGCCGCGCTTCTTGACGGCGGACTGTACAACCTCAACGCCATGTGGGGCTCCGTGCTCAACCCGCGCCGTTACGAGAACGACCCGTTCTTGAACATGGGTAACCTGCGCGGCCGCGACGTGTACGTCTCCGCCGGCTCCGGCGTGCCGGGCCCGGCCGACGAGAAGTACCTGCCGCAGCACCGTGCTGCCGGCATTGCGCTGGAGACTATCGCAAGCTTTACCACCCGCCTGTGGTCCGCGAAGGCGACCGTGACCGGCGTGCAGCACACCGCCGTGTTCACGCCGACCGGCCTGCACAACTGGGACCAGTTCGGCTCCCAGCTCGAGGCGAACAAGGGTCGCATCCTGAATGTGATGAACGCCTGGTAG
- a CDS encoding decaprenyl-phosphate phosphoribosyltransferase: MANTREPVDEPLIKSEPHTSGVDQVMKKAPPKNLPDAMLKGLRPKQWVKNVLVLAAPLAAGADSFNSRTAWDIVLAFVVFCFGASSIYLINDARDVESDRRHPTKRFRPIASGMLPINLAYVMAALLIALALGLSLLATDGGSLAWVIGIYIALQLGYCFGWKHIPVIDIALVSSGFMLRTMAGGVAAGISLSQWFLLVAAFGSLFMASGKRYAELLLVKETGAEIRRSLQGYTETYLRFVWTLSATAVVMSYALWGFQLSNSVEGTAGIWYQISMVPFVIAILRYASVVDGGQGGAPDEIALEDRVLQLLALVWIFCVAMAVYIVPNLGW; this comes from the coding sequence GTGGCAAACACCCGTGAACCTGTGGACGAGCCCCTGATCAAGTCGGAGCCGCATACCTCCGGCGTGGATCAAGTGATGAAGAAGGCTCCGCCGAAGAACCTGCCGGATGCGATGCTCAAGGGCCTGCGCCCGAAGCAGTGGGTCAAAAACGTCCTGGTGCTGGCCGCGCCGCTGGCCGCCGGCGCGGATTCATTCAACTCCCGCACCGCCTGGGACATCGTGCTGGCGTTCGTGGTGTTCTGCTTCGGCGCATCCTCGATTTACCTGATCAACGACGCGCGCGACGTCGAATCCGACCGCCGCCACCCCACCAAGCGCTTCCGCCCGATCGCCTCCGGCATGCTGCCGATCAACCTGGCGTACGTCATGGCGGCGTTGCTCATCGCGCTAGCGCTGGGGCTGTCGCTGCTGGCTACCGACGGCGGCTCGCTGGCCTGGGTCATCGGCATCTACATTGCGCTGCAGCTGGGCTACTGCTTCGGCTGGAAGCACATCCCGGTGATCGACATCGCGCTCGTGTCCTCCGGCTTCATGCTGCGCACTATGGCCGGTGGTGTGGCCGCCGGCATCTCTCTGTCGCAGTGGTTCCTGCTGGTCGCTGCGTTCGGTTCCCTGTTCATGGCCTCCGGCAAGCGCTATGCCGAGTTGCTGCTGGTCAAGGAGACTGGCGCGGAAATCCGTCGCTCGCTGCAGGGCTACACCGAGACCTACCTGCGGTTTGTGTGGACGCTATCGGCCACCGCCGTGGTCATGTCGTACGCGCTGTGGGGCTTCCAGCTGTCCAACTCCGTCGAGGGCACCGCTGGCATCTGGTACCAGATCTCCATGGTCCCGTTCGTCATCGCCATTTTGCGCTACGCCTCCGTGGTCGACGGCGGCCAAGGCGGCGCCCCGGACGAGATCGCGCTGGAGGACCGCGTCCTGCAGCTGCTGGCCCTGGTGTGGATCTTCTGCGTCGCCATGGCCGTCTACATCGTGCCGAACTTAGGTTGGTAG
- a CDS encoding phosphatase PAP2 family protein: MPSKETDLLVAIQDALYTPESAKAARCLSYFGEHDLGWLAVATAGVIATSIGDTDKRRRSKWLALGAGTFAAHAATVVLKRIVRRPRPHDARVKIGVKTPSQLSFPSSHAANTGAAAVHLADITGTKWPWLLVPVMMLSRNVLGVHYPTDTLAGAALGAVTAKAAIEAEKRI; encoded by the coding sequence ATGCCCAGTAAAGAAACAGACCTGCTCGTGGCCATCCAAGATGCGCTGTACACCCCCGAATCCGCGAAGGCGGCTCGGTGCTTGAGCTACTTCGGCGAGCACGACCTCGGGTGGCTGGCGGTTGCGACGGCTGGCGTCATCGCAACGAGCATCGGCGACACGGATAAGCGACGCCGCTCCAAGTGGCTCGCCCTGGGCGCCGGCACCTTCGCCGCGCACGCCGCGACCGTGGTGCTCAAGCGCATCGTGCGACGCCCCCGGCCGCACGACGCGCGCGTGAAGATCGGTGTGAAAACACCGTCCCAGCTGTCGTTTCCTTCCTCGCACGCAGCGAACACCGGCGCGGCTGCCGTGCACCTGGCGGATATCACGGGCACAAAGTGGCCGTGGCTGCTCGTGCCGGTGATGATGCTCTCGCGTAACGTGCTCGGCGTGCATTACCCAACCGACACCCTCGCCGGCGCCGCCCTCGGGGCAGTAACGGCGAAGGCGGCCATCGAGGCGGAGAAGAGGATCTAG
- a CDS encoding glycosyltransferase has product MPKKGEPHDVRMLYLIEQEQNKQRLRWSDRTSFEVPAGNEVSFETYFNAFPASYWRRWSQLDSVVLAMEVEGRATISVYRSKHDGTRVGVTNVEATGTTEIPLKLSNFEDGGWLWFDITAEDDTRIRDAAWCSPQEPKEQVLDDGTVVPPQPKQVAVGIPTFNRPRDSVNALHALAEDPYVEASISNVLMPDQGNQHPADEPDFAEAERKLGGKLEIFQQGNLGGSGGYSRIMYEALNRTDAPFILYMDDDIAIEPDSIVRAVQAARYAAKPILVGGQMLNLQDRAQLRTSGEAVDKDIFMFRAAEHGVYDHDFAKYPLGYVGTQEEEMDPRKTTSRALHRRVDVDYNGWWMNLFPRVVAEKMGLPLPLFIKWDDNEYALRAKEAGFPTVTWPGVAIWHMAWADKDDAIDWQAYFHMRNRLIVASIYGPDNPDAMLKNMLKSTHKHIMCMEYSTMAIQIEAMKDFLAGPDQLFDILESSLPRIQAIRKEYSDAQVLSSATDLPAPTGAPGVPTRNIGGRLAKIKKLPWAAKALLHQRNQEDRAHWEAPQLNLTADEARWYTLARVDSATVSTAGGTGVAFRKRNKQLSDDLLKETKQLQAEIKRRWPELKRAYRDARGELTSHENWGRIFDAQ; this is encoded by the coding sequence ATGCCAAAGAAGGGCGAGCCGCACGACGTGCGCATGCTCTACCTCATCGAGCAGGAGCAGAACAAGCAGCGGCTGCGTTGGTCGGACCGCACCAGCTTCGAGGTCCCCGCGGGCAACGAAGTGTCCTTCGAGACCTACTTCAACGCCTTCCCGGCCAGCTACTGGCGCCGCTGGTCCCAGCTGGACTCCGTGGTGCTGGCCATGGAGGTCGAGGGCCGCGCGACCATCTCCGTCTACCGCTCCAAGCACGACGGCACCCGCGTCGGCGTCACCAACGTCGAGGCCACCGGGACCACCGAAATCCCGCTGAAGCTATCCAACTTCGAAGACGGCGGCTGGCTCTGGTTCGACATCACCGCCGAGGACGACACCCGCATCCGCGACGCCGCGTGGTGCTCGCCGCAGGAGCCGAAGGAGCAGGTGCTTGACGACGGCACAGTCGTTCCGCCGCAGCCCAAGCAGGTCGCCGTCGGCATCCCCACGTTCAACCGTCCGCGCGACTCGGTCAACGCGCTGCACGCGTTGGCGGAAGACCCGTACGTGGAGGCGTCGATTAGCAATGTGCTCATGCCAGACCAAGGCAACCAGCACCCGGCGGACGAGCCGGACTTCGCCGAAGCCGAGCGAAAGCTCGGCGGGAAGCTGGAAATCTTCCAGCAAGGCAACCTGGGCGGCTCCGGCGGCTACTCCCGCATCATGTACGAGGCGCTGAACCGCACCGACGCGCCGTTCATCCTGTACATGGACGACGACATCGCCATCGAGCCGGACTCCATCGTCCGCGCAGTGCAGGCCGCCCGCTACGCGGCAAAGCCGATCCTGGTGGGCGGGCAGATGCTCAACCTGCAGGACCGCGCGCAGCTGCGCACCTCCGGCGAGGCGGTGGACAAAGACATCTTCATGTTCCGCGCCGCCGAGCACGGCGTCTACGACCACGACTTTGCCAAATACCCGCTGGGCTACGTGGGCACGCAGGAAGAGGAGATGGACCCGCGTAAGACCACCTCGCGCGCGCTGCACCGCCGCGTGGACGTGGACTACAACGGCTGGTGGATGAACTTGTTCCCGCGCGTGGTGGCGGAGAAGATGGGCCTGCCACTGCCCCTGTTCATCAAGTGGGACGACAACGAATACGCCCTGCGCGCCAAAGAAGCAGGCTTTCCCACGGTGACGTGGCCGGGTGTGGCCATCTGGCACATGGCCTGGGCCGACAAGGACGACGCGATTGACTGGCAGGCGTACTTCCACATGCGCAACCGACTCATCGTGGCCAGCATCTACGGCCCGGACAACCCGGACGCGATGCTGAAGAACATGCTGAAGTCCACCCACAAGCACATCATGTGCATGGAGTACTCCACCATGGCCATCCAGATCGAGGCCATGAAGGACTTCCTGGCAGGCCCGGACCAGCTGTTCGACATCCTTGAATCCTCGTTGCCTCGGATTCAAGCGATTAGGAAGGAATACTCGGACGCGCAGGTGCTCTCGTCTGCGACCGACCTGCCCGCACCCACCGGCGCGCCGGGCGTGCCCACCCGAAACATCGGTGGGCGCCTGGCCAAGATCAAGAAGCTGCCGTGGGCGGCGAAGGCGCTTTTGCACCAGCGCAATCAGGAAGACCGTGCTCACTGGGAGGCGCCGCAGCTCAACCTCACCGCCGACGAGGCCCGCTGGTACACCCTGGCGCGCGTGGATTCCGCCACCGTGTCCACCGCCGGCGGCACCGGCGTGGCGTTCCGCAAGCGCAACAAGCAGCTCAGCGACGACCTGCTGAAGGAAACCAAGCAGCTGCAGGCCGAGATCAAGCGCCGCTGGCCGGAGCTCAAGCGCGCCTACCGCGACGCGCGAGGCGAGCTGACCAGCCACGAAAACTGGGGGAGGATCTTCGATGCCCAGTAA
- a CDS encoding alpha/beta fold hydrolase gives MTSLAYKDFGPRDAHPVVFSGSIASTTDMWLPQLDALSDTFRVIALDHPGHGATPDAPHFSTIPALAGAALDTLDELGVDEFSVVGLSLGGAIAQYLAATSPRVRRAVFMCTGANLGGADTWTPRVEQTRAHGVAPRVDGAVALWVTEAFRESRPATADALARMIASTTGEGYATCAEALAQWDFAAELSRITAPVLTIAGPDDTSTPPEVVHAIADRVGGPSQTLTLTAGGHVPTVEVPGEVNAALRGFLAR, from the coding sequence ATGACTTCGTTGGCATACAAAGATTTCGGCCCTCGCGACGCGCACCCGGTGGTGTTTTCCGGCTCCATCGCCTCCACCACCGACATGTGGCTGCCGCAGCTGGACGCGCTGTCGGACACATTCCGCGTGATCGCGCTCGACCACCCCGGCCACGGTGCGACGCCTGACGCGCCGCACTTTTCGACGATCCCCGCGCTGGCCGGCGCCGCCTTGGACACGCTCGATGAGCTGGGGGTAGACGAGTTCTCCGTCGTCGGGCTCTCCCTCGGCGGCGCGATCGCGCAGTACCTGGCCGCAACGAGCCCGCGGGTGCGCCGCGCGGTGTTCATGTGCACCGGCGCGAACCTCGGCGGCGCCGACACCTGGACCCCGCGGGTGGAGCAGACCCGCGCCCACGGTGTGGCCCCGCGCGTCGATGGCGCGGTCGCGCTGTGGGTCACCGAGGCGTTCCGCGAGTCGCGCCCGGCCACCGCCGACGCGCTGGCCCGCATGATCGCCTCCACCACTGGCGAGGGCTACGCCACCTGCGCCGAAGCCCTCGCGCAGTGGGACTTCGCCGCCGAGCTTTCCCGCATCACCGCCCCGGTGCTCACCATCGCCGGGCCCGACGACACCTCCACCCCGCCAGAGGTGGTCCACGCCATCGCCGACCGGGTTGGCGGGCCTTCCCAGACGCTGACGCTGACCGCCGGTGGCCACGTGCCCACCGTGGAGGTTCCCGGCGAGGTCAACGCGGCGCTGCGCGGGTTCCTCGCCCGGTAG